gagtgtgtggttAGAGACGACTTTTTAAACGAACCCTACTGAGTTACGTTGTTTTCGTTCATGTGATGACGAtacaacaaaattgtacaaatatttaaattttcacGCAGCAGGCAAACATAGCAAACCGGCACTCGTCCAAGTGTAGAGTTTATACATCGTGGTACTGTATAttgctttgtttttataaattttatactgtaatatgttaaattattaacaactTATAGAATAcaaccccatactgatcaccatgctttaagactcctgggagCAGGCCACGTCTCGACTCGGGTCAGGGGCGATGGGTCATTAGAACACACCTCCAAGTTGGTGACTACCTGTATTGTTATTCATTTCTATATTgataaatactttattttacactttacgCTTTATTTGATCTGCTTCTCCAAATGTGGAGTGTGTTAGGTTCATCCTACTCGTTCTTGGTCAGTTTCTCCAATATAGTTTTTGAGATGAGCTCTGCTttcaagaaagtactttatttatctacgtttacacattatcaccttcaaaatagtcccctcgCACAGCAACACCGCACCTCCAgcgttcttctggaatgtgtgCTGGAAGTCCTCTTTTTTGAAGCGTCAAACAAATTCTGCTATTCGCAACAGATCTCCGCAACGGATCTTTGCAACGTTGTCAAAACAGCGAGCCGGATTTCATCTACGGGAACAGGATGAAGTCTGCAGGAGTCGAATCCGGTGACTAGGTTGGGTGCAGAAAAGAGATGATGTGGATTGTTTTCAGATGATCGTCATGCACGAGTTGGTGAACGGTTTTGAACGTTTTCAGGGGTCGAGCTCGTTGAAGgccttcctgatctctcgttgtCTTTCGTTGATGTTGTACCGATATTGAAGCACACGTGCCGCTCAAAACTCCTGTTCCTGACAGAACAGATATTACTGTGACGTCATTTTGCcgatgcacctgtgcacaaagccagctccatgaagatctgcgttacatgggttggagtagaagatctcctgctatacagctctgaaCTTGTGAGTCTAAACTTGTGCTTCTTAAAGGCCCCAGACTATTGAGGTGAGGTTTAAGATGATCTTCACAAACGGAGACCAGACACACCAGACAGGATTGAATGGCTTTGCGTTTTCTCCTGGTGCAGGAATCACAGTCTACATCTCCAGATCCTGTGTAATGGTGAGCAGCAGAAGCAGCTTGGAGTTCTTCTTTTGTTTCTCCAACTCTTCAGCCAGCATGTTGTTTCTGTGTAGAACAGGCCTGGGATTAAAGGTGCATCTACGCTGAGGGGAGTGTTCACATTAATCCCAAAAGGGTTTGGTAGatttgagatcagagctctatagcaggccactgaagatcttccatttcgaatcatggaaagcagatcttcatggagctcgttGGGGACAACCAACTGCCCCAGTACAccgtatttatatatatacagtggggaaaataagtatttgacacatcagcatttttattagtaaggggatttctaagtgggctattgacacaaaatttccaccagatgtagccatcaaaccaaatattaacatttaagtatacaagttgagtcataataaataaagtaaaatgacaCAGGGAgtaagtattgaacacactttatttaatactttgtagaaaagcctttgttggtgattacagcGTCTAGACGCCTCTTGTATGGAAAGACGAGACGTCTGCATTGCTCACTGCTGCATTTCTCATTGCTTCTacacaaatggtctttaaatcttgaaggttccttgggcctcttttgtgaactttgatcttcagttctctccatagattttctatgggatttaggtcaggtgattgactgggccattcaagcaacttgattttctttctttgaaaccacttcattgtttccttggccttgtgtttgggatcattgtcttgctgaaatgtccaccctcttttcattttcagctttctggtagatggcagcagatttttatccagaatgtcccggtacatttctccattcatcctgccttcaataatatgaagtctgccagtaccccttgctgaaaagcagccccaaaccatgatgcttccacccccaaacttaactgttggtatggtgttcttggggtggtgggcagtgccatttctgctccaaacatggtgtgtagaatgactgccaagaagttcaattttgctttcatctgagcatactatagtctcccaacaatccacaggcttctccaaatgctctttcgCAAACTTTGACCGagcctcaacatgctttttgttcagcaatggagtcttgtgtggtgagcgtgcatggatgccatggcggttcagtgcattgcttatagttttctttgaaacaacagtaaatgctgatgcaaggtcttcctgaagttctgcccgagtggttcttggctcttggcgaactctcctgattattctttggactcctcGGACAGGGATCTTACGTGGAGCACCTGATCGTGGCCGGTTTATGATACTGATAGGGGGCAGCgtttctctctcaatactgacagatttcaggtgatctccttgttatcttcatgtgttcaatacttattccccgtgtcatttcactttatttattatgactcaacttttATACTTTAATGTTCTGATCTCTTTGTTTGAATTCAATATATGgtttgatggctacatctggtggaaattttttgtcaatagcccacttagaaatccccttactaataaaaatgctgatgtgttaaatacttattttccccgctgtataaatatacacacacgttattatatatataatcttagcattactaaataaaacacacagagacaaaatcAATGTATTAGAGATTTTTTAATGGAGCAAATAATATGggaatgtatttataaatgtatttaacataACACAAAGGATCTTTTGTATTaggtggaggagaggaagtgtAAAGGAGTTCAAATGTAACATTCCACACGTTACTGTCTCAACATTGGGATGTTCTCCAGTTTGTTCCTCTGATAAAGTCGGCTCAGTGGTTTGGCTGCTGCGGGTTTCAGCACCACCATCCCCTTCAGCAGACTTCATCTGCTTTTTAGTTTTGCCTTTTCCTTGGGCTCTCGGTTGTGTGTCAGAACGATCTTGGGAAGAGCAGAACTTTTTGGCACGTTTAGAGGAATCTTTTTTCTTGTCCTTGTCCTCACCCCGGGGTCGTTTATGCTTTACCAAATCATGATAACGACCACCAGGACCGTACAGTTTCTTGTGAATCATCATCCCGAGAACTTTGAGGGCGGTATTGCCGTCATTAGGGGACTTGCGTCGTCTTTTACGCGAGCCGTCTGTAACGCTGGACTTTGCTTGGCTGGTAAAAAGCTTCGACTCAGATGTATCACCACTGTGCTCTGACACCGCAGGAGCTTCAACATGTGATGAATCAACCTTTGATGGTTTTGCAGGCAACTTCTTGACAGGAGTTTTATCCTCAAGGTCGTCCCGGGGAGGCTTAGTAACAGTTTTACCATCACGAGAAGACTTGCATCGTCGTTTACGAGAGCCGTCTGTAACGCTGGACTTTGCTGATGTATCATCACTGTGCTCCAACACCACAGGAGCTTCAACATGTGATGAATCAACCTCTGATGGTTTTGCAGGCGACTTCTTGACAGGAGTTTTATCCTTTTTTACCCGGGGAGGCTTAGTAACAGTCTCACCATCCCGAGAAGACTTGTGTCGTCGTTTACGCGAGCCGTCTGTAACGCTGGACTTTGCTGATGTATCACCACTGTGCTCCAACACCACAGGAGCTTCAACATGTGATGAATCAACCTTTGATGGTTTTGCAGGCGACTTCTTGACAGGAGTTTTATCCTTTTTTACCCGGGGAGGCTTAGTAACAGTCTCACCATCACGAGAAGACTTGCGTTGTCGTTTACGTGAGCCTTTTGTAACACTGGATTTCGGCTTATTAGTAACAGCCTCAGACGGACCACCGCTGCGCTCTGACATGTTTGCAGGAGATTCAACATACGATGAATCGATCGTTATTGTTTTTGCAGGAGGCTGAACAACAGGAGTTTCATCCTCAAGGTCGTCCCGGGGAGGTTTACGATTTGCAAAATTATAATACGGACTTCCCGGGCCGTACATTTGCTGGCAAATCATCGCCATATTCTCATACTTGTCGTCGTTGTCACCATGATGAGGACACTTGCACTTATGTTTAAGGTGCTCTGTTGTAACGCTGGACTTTGGCTTATTAGTAAAAGTCTCAGACGTACCACCACTGCGTTTTGACATCATTGCAGGAGGTTCAACATACGATGAATTGATCATTGTTGTTTTTGCAGGAGGCTGAACGACAGGAGTTACATCCTGTTCCTCAAGGTCGTCCCGGGGAGGTTTACGATATGTCGAGTTATAATAAGGACCTCCCGGGCAGTACATTTGCTGGCGAATCATTGCCATGGTTTCATAATTGTTGTTGTCATTGTCACCATGACGAGGAGATTTGCACTTATGTTTATGATGCTCTGTTCTAACACTGGACTTTGGCTGTTTAGTCAAAGTCTCAGATGTACCACCACTGCGCTCTGACATCATCGCAGGAGGCTGAACAACACGATTTTTATCCTCAAGGTCGTCCCGGGGAGGTTTACAATTTGCAAAGTTATAATAAGGACCTCCCGGGCCGTACATTTGCTGGCAAATCATTGCCATGGTTTCATAGTTGATGTCGTCGTTGTCACCATGACGAGGAGACTTGCACTTATATTTATGATGCTCTGTTCTAACGCTGAACTTTGGCTGGTTAGTAACAGTCTCAGACGTACCACCACTGCGCTCTGACATCATCACAGGAGGCTGAATGACAGGAGTTTTATCCTTAAGGTCGTCCCGGGGAGGTTTACGATTTGCAATGTTATAATAAGGACCTCCTGGGCCGTACATTTGCTGGCAAATCATCGCCATAGTTTCATACTTGTCGTCATTGTCACCATGATGAGGAGACTTGCACTTATGTTTAAGGTGTTCTGTTGTAACGCTGGACTTTGGCTGGTTAGTAAAAGTCTCAGACGTACCTCCGCTGCACTCTGACATCATCACAGGAGGTTCAACATACGATGAATCGATCCTTGTTGTTTTTGCAGGAGGCTGAACAACCGGAGTTACATCCTGTTCCTCAAGGTTGTCTCGGGGAGGCTTAGTAACAGTCTCACCATCACGAGAAAACATGCGTTGTCGTTTACGTGAGCCTTTTGTAACGCTGGATTTCGGCTTATAAGTAACAGCCTTAGACGGACCACCGCTGCGCTCTGACATCATTGCAGGAGATTCAACATACGATGAATCGATCCTTGTTGTTTTTGCAGGAGGCTGAACAACAGGAGTTTTATCCTCAAGGTCGTCCCGGGGAGGTATACAATATGCAAAGTTATAATACGAACATCCCGGGCCGTACATTTGCTGGTGAATCATCGCCATAGTTTCATAATTGTTGTCGTCGTTGTCACCATACGGAGAAGATTTAGATTTCCGTTTAAATGAACCTTCTCCAACACTTCCATGGTTTGGAAAACGGAGTTCCACAACACGGTTTTctatgtgaaagaaagaaaatgttgcacatttagaaaagaaacATTAACAAGAGCTTGATGAAGACAAAAACAAGATCTAATGCAGGTCTTTAAATCCAATTATATAAAGTAGTATAAATCAAATCCACAAACTGAAGCAACTCCAGCAAATATTTTGACTCTTTGATTGAAAATGGAGTGATTTTGTGTAGAAGAACAGCTCACATGCACATTCTACATAAGGGGACGTCATTAACATCTTCCTTACATTTAGAACCAGGGAGTGTTCAAGGGGGTAGAAGATCATACACATAATCCTATAGTgtcataattataatattatacatcTTTACTATATAAAATTcacttcaattcagttttatttgtaaagcgcttttaataatggacattgtctctaTATGTCTCTTCCTAATAAgtgcacaaaagaaaaaacctccTGAGAaggaatgaggaaaaaaccttgagaggagcccACCCTCATCTAGGCACCTAatagatatatgtgtgtgtgtgtgtgtgtgtgtgtgtgtgtgtgtgtgtgtgtgtgtgtgtgagtgagtgagtgagtgtgatttCACATACCAGAACTTTTGTCTGGATCACCAGATTGTTCAATCAGTAGACACTTGAACTCCATGATGTCTAAAGTGATCTCTCTAAACGATGCTTCACTcttgaacaataaaaaagagtCTGCTCTCCTGAGCGCCCGCGGCTCTTTATGAAACACATCGTGACGTCACTCAATGTGACGTCACAGAGAACGCAGAGGAGCCACACGGAGAACGGAGGAAAACACCGAGCTGAATTAATCCAAATCCAAACTC
The DNA window shown above is from Silurus meridionalis isolate SWU-2019-XX chromosome 12, ASM1480568v1, whole genome shotgun sequence and carries:
- the LOC124394198 gene encoding uncharacterized protein LOC124394198 isoform X1, producing MEFKCLLIEQSGDPDKSSENRVVELRFPNHGSVGEGSFKRKSKSSPYGDNDDNNYETMAMIHQQMYGPGCSYYNFAYCIPPRDDLEDKTPVVQPPAKTTRIDSSYVESPAMMSERSGGPSKAVTYKPKSSVTKGSRKRQRMFSRDGETVTKPPRDNLEEQDVTPVVQPPAKTTRIDSSYVEPPVMMSECSGGTSETFTNQPKSSVTTEHLKHKCKSPHHGDNDDKYETMAMICQQMYGPGGPYYNIANRKPPRDDLKDKTPVIQPPVMMSERSGGTSETVTNQPKFSVRTEHHKYKCKSPRHGDNDDINYETMAMICQQMYGPGGPYYNFANCKPPRDDLEDKNRVVQPPAMMSERSGGTSETLTKQPKSSVRTEHHKHKCKSPRHGDNDNNNYETMAMIRQQMYCPGGPYYNSTYRKPPRDDLEEQDVTPVVQPPAKTTMINSSYVEPPAMMSKRSGGTSETFTNKPKSSVTTEHLKHKCKCPHHGDNDDKYENMAMICQQMYGPGSPYYNFANRKPPRDDLEDETPVVQPPAKTITIDSSYVESPANMSERSGGPSEAVTNKPKSSVTKGSRKRQRKSSRDGETVTKPPRVKKDKTPVKKSPAKPSKVDSSHVEAPVVLEHSGDTSAKSSVTDGSRKRRHKSSRDGETVTKPPRVKKDKTPVKKSPAKPSEVDSSHVEAPVVLEHSDDTSAKSSVTDGSRKRRCKSSRDGKTVTKPPRDDLEDKTPVKKLPAKPSKVDSSHVEAPAVSEHSGDTSESKLFTSQAKSSVTDGSRKRRRKSPNDGNTALKVLGMMIHKKLYGPGGRYHDLVKHKRPRGEDKDKKKDSSKRAKKFCSSQDRSDTQPRAQGKGKTKKQMKSAEGDGGAETRSSQTTEPTLSEEQTGEHPNVETVTCGMLHLNSFTLPLLHLIQKILCVMLNTFINTFPYYLLH
- the LOC124394198 gene encoding uncharacterized protein LOC124394198 isoform X2; amino-acid sequence: MEFKCLLIEQSGDPDKSSENRVVELRFPNHGSVGEGSFKRKSKSSPYGDNDDNNYETMAMIHQQMYGPGCSYYNFAYCIPPRDDLEDKTPVVQPPAKTTRIDSSYVESPAMMSERSGGPSKAVTYKPKSSVTKGSRKRQRMFSRDGETVTKPPRDNLEEQDVTPVVQPPAKTTRIDSSYVEPPVMMSECSGGTSETFTNQPKSSVTTEHLKHKCKSPHHGDNDDKYETMAMICQQMYGPGGPYYNIANRKPPRDDLKDKTPVIQPPVMMSERSGGTSETVTNQPKFSVRTEHHKYKCKSPRHGDNDDINYETMAMICQQMYGPGGPYYNFANCKPPRDDLEDKNRVVQPPAMMSERSGGTSETLTKQPKSSVRTEHHKHKCKSPRHGDNDNNNYETMAMIRQQMYCPGGPYYNSTYRKPPRDDLEEQDVTPVVQPPAKTTMINSSYVEPPAMMSKRSGGTSETFTNKPKSSVTTEHLKHKCKCPHHGDNDDKYENMAMICQQMYGPGSPYYNFANRKPPRDDLEDETPVVQPPAKTITIDSSYVESPANMSERSGGPSEAVTNKPKSSVTKGSRKRQRKSSRDGETVTKPPRVKKDKTPVKKSPAKPSKVDSSHVEAPVVLEHSGDTSAKSSVTDGSRKRRHKSSRDGETVTKPPRVKKDKTPVKKSPAKPSEVDSSHVEAPAVSEHSGDTSESKLFTSQAKSSVTDGSRKRRRKSPNDGNTALKVLGMMIHKKLYGPGGRYHDLVKHKRPRGEDKDKKKDSSKRAKKFCSSQDRSDTQPRAQGKGKTKKQMKSAEGDGGAETRSSQTTEPTLSEEQTGEHPNVETVTCGMLHLNSFTLPLLHLIQKILCVMLNTFINTFPYYLLH